In a single window of the Massilia oculi genome:
- a CDS encoding diacylglycerol kinase, translating into MKLDENYLSQYKSDGGAKRVTAAFGYSIKGLRSAWRNEHAFRQEMLIVCPGIVIAICAPVSTIEKFALTSVLLLVLIVELLNSAVEAVVDRVSLDYHILSGRAKDLGSAAVFITILLAALTWAILFAPLLLSKLLLCGYNLV; encoded by the coding sequence ATGAAACTCGACGAAAATTATTTAAGCCAATATAAAAGCGACGGTGGCGCTAAACGGGTGACAGCTGCATTTGGCTACTCAATAAAAGGACTTCGCTCCGCGTGGCGAAATGAGCATGCTTTCCGTCAGGAGATGTTGATAGTTTGCCCGGGAATAGTGATCGCTATATGTGCGCCAGTTTCAACAATCGAAAAATTTGCGCTGACAAGTGTCTTGCTGCTTGTTCTGATAGTGGAGTTGCTCAACTCTGCTGTAGAGGCTGTGGTCGACAGAGTATCGCTCGACTATCATATTCTATCAGGGCGAGCGAAGGATCTTGGCAGCGCAGCCGTGTTCATTACGATATTGCTAGCTGCACTGACTTGGGCGATCTTGTTTGCTCCACTCTTGCTATCAAAATTATTGTTATGCGGTTACAACTTAGTGTGA
- a CDS encoding flagellar hook-basal body complex protein FliE, whose amino-acid sequence MEAGPSKPVLSQEIVNSVAALGSKPAVKSEVAQTLKKTFLAASDHSVEVRVLGRLFTPDDNSISLADIIIAMQKSSIVFQETLQVRNKIVTAYTDRLNMQVSAIGLIQHHTLSA is encoded by the coding sequence ATGGAGGCGGGGCCGAGTAAGCCAGTATTATCGCAAGAAATCGTAAATTCTGTAGCTGCGCTCGGCAGCAAGCCAGCAGTCAAGAGTGAAGTCGCGCAGACTTTGAAAAAGACATTTCTGGCAGCAAGCGACCATTCTGTAGAGGTGCGGGTGCTAGGGCGGCTTTTTACACCAGATGACAACTCGATCAGCTTAGCGGACATCATAATAGCGATGCAAAAATCGAGTATTGTCTTTCAGGAGACGCTTCAGGTGCGAAATAAGATAGTGACTGCCTATACCGATCGCTTGAATATGCAAGTCTCAGCGATTGGATTGATTCAGCATCACACGCTGAGTGCCTAA
- a CDS encoding SIS domain-containing protein has translation MIGHIKNGLTEAQQVLDQFVNDQSKLQSVADAVHLLVTAFRSTGRAFSCGNGGSMCDAMHFAEELTGRFRRDRPGIAATAISDPTHITCVANDYGYEHVFSRYIESHGRRGDVLLAISTSGKSPSILLAAQMARKLGMQVIALTGAAGSPLEDLCDVCISCPSRAFADRVQEMHIKIIHILIELIERELYPANY, from the coding sequence ATGATTGGACATATCAAAAATGGCTTGACCGAAGCGCAGCAGGTGCTTGATCAGTTTGTAAATGATCAAAGCAAGCTCCAGAGTGTTGCTGACGCGGTTCATCTCTTAGTGACCGCTTTTCGTAGCACCGGCAGGGCTTTTTCGTGCGGTAATGGCGGATCAATGTGCGACGCAATGCATTTCGCGGAAGAGCTGACAGGGCGGTTCCGGCGCGACCGCCCGGGAATTGCCGCAACTGCAATCAGCGACCCCACTCACATCACGTGCGTAGCGAACGACTACGGGTACGAACATGTGTTCAGCCGGTACATCGAATCCCACGGCCGTCGCGGCGATGTCCTGCTTGCGATCAGCACTAGCGGGAAAAGTCCGTCGATTCTATTAGCAGCGCAGATGGCTCGTAAACTCGGCATGCAGGTCATCGCGTTGACTGGGGCGGCTGGTTCGCCCCTGGAGGACCTATGTGACGTCTGTATCAGTTGTCCTTCTAGGGCGTTTGCTGATCGGGTTCAGGAAATGCACATCAAGATTATTCATATTTTGATCGAGCTGATCGAACGAGAGCTTTATCCAGCAAACTATTAA